The Cydia pomonella isolate Wapato2018A chromosome 20, ilCydPomo1, whole genome shotgun sequence genome contains a region encoding:
- the LOC133528824 gene encoding uncharacterized protein LOC133528824, with amino-acid sequence MPLNAVGWSTGEDQTLAELVQPHSFLYNVLDPSRKNILAREATWQKIAQALDKPVEECKKRWRGLRDGYMRSKRMGTMHKTKAPVFEKMQYLDETPMDGIGTETVLEEATMEDDEQQVQEEQVVTEQQVITDSQEYYEITVVDGPTEQQQQLKQPLFKILPKTEIITDEPPKKVVKKAGRKKSVPMPRNLQPIKILPKPILMNGPKLLRYVEEPKTAEQRSQTLDKLIEKVLKENTNEIDVFFRSMAASVKKLQPNLIPKVKMEVCNVIAKYEMQSFDRNPQNF; translated from the exons ATGCCTTTGAACGCGGTTGGCTGGAGCACTGGAGAAGATCAAACTTTAGCTGAATTAGTTCAACCTCACAGTTTTTTGTATAACGTTCTTGATCCCTCGCGAAAGAACATTTTAGCACGAGAAGCTACATGGCAGAAAATAGCTCAAGCATTGGACAAGCCAG TTGAAGAATGCAAGAAGCGCTGGCGAGGTCTACGAGATGGCTACATGAGGAGCAAGCGGATGGGCACCATGCACAAAACCAAGGCACCCGTCTTCGAGAAGATGCAGTACCTTGATGAGACTCCTATGGACGGCATCGGCACTGAGACAGTACTTGAGGAAGCTACCATGGAGGATGATGAGCAGCAGGTTCAAGAGGAGCAAGTTGTAACGGAACAGCAGGTCATTACTGACAGTCAGGAGTATTATGAA ATCACAGTGGTGGACGGCCCAACAGAACAACAACAGCAGCTAAAGCAACCACTCTTCAAAATATTGCCAAAAACCGAAATCATAACTGATGAGCCCCCTAAGAAAGTGGTAAAGAAAGCCGGCAGAAAGAAATCCGTGCCAATGCCTCGTAACTTACAACCAATCAAGATTCTACCCAAACCAATACTCATGAATGGACCAAAACTGCTCCGATACGTAGAGGAACCAAAAACGGCTGAGCAGAGAAGCCAGACTCTGGACAAACTTATAGAAAAGGTGCTAAAAGAGAACACAAATGAAATAGATGTGTTCTTTAGAAGTATGGCGGCCAGCGTAAAgaaattacaaccaaatttaATACCTAAAGTGAAAATGGAAGTGTGCAATGTCATTGCAAAATATGAAATGCAGAGTTTTGACAGAAACCCACAGAATTTTTAG